The Piliocolobus tephrosceles isolate RC106 unplaced genomic scaffold, ASM277652v3 unscaffolded_43571, whole genome shotgun sequence genomic sequence ACCTGGTTCTCTGGGGAGTCAGGAGGTGGACTTGAGGTCAAAATttccttgttcttctttttcctgcctttcccCTTGCGACCtcgccctttcttccttccttttcccttccccttccgcCGAGGACGAGGGGTCTCTGGTTCACCCTGGGGAGCCTGGGAGGAGGGTCCCAGTCAGGTCCAGAGCATCCCACCAGCAGAGACCCCATCCTTCAGGTCACCTGGGGTGAGGCTGGCTCATGCTCCATGGGTCCTCACTCAGCCCTGTGACCTGGAGTTGACGTTATTCATGTAACCTGGGGTCAAGGGTGGCTCAGGAATATGACTTGAGGTCAAAGTCATTCATGCCTGGGATGTGTTTGAGGTCATGGGTCACTTAACCCCATGTCTGGGGGATGAGAATTCACTCTTTCCAGGGATCTGGAGCCAGGAAGGACCCAGCCTGTGTCCTGAGATTAGGGGTCGTGGAGCCCCTCACTTACCCCTGTGGCTGCTGGTACCAGGTTGTCGCAGTCGGGGAGGTACCGCTCACAAGCCTGGAAGGCAGCCTGAGGATCTGGGCTTATCAGCAGCTCCTGAATGTCTCCCTGAGGGTTGGGGGTGTAGGAGTCAAGGAAGGCAGCCATACAGCCACAGGCTTACTCTGATCCCCCATCCCCCAGAAGTCCTGCCCACCTCCTGGTACCAGGGTGTGATGCTCTCCCACCCAGAGCACACTAAGTGTAAGGAGGAGGCGACCCCATGACAGCCCTAGTGATTCCTCTACACCCTGGAACTACGAGAAGGAAAGATCCTATCAGGGGCACACCCGATCCCAACCACAAGCCACATCCCATCCCACACATCTGCCCCACTAGGGGTGCATCAGTTCCATcatgggttcaaatgattctcagcctcccaagaagctgagatgacaggcgtgcgccaccacacccagctaatttttgaatttttagtagagacaaggttttgccatgctggccaggctggtctcgaactcctggcctcaagtgatccacccgccttggcctcccaaagtgctgggattacaggtatgagccaccgtgcccgaccaacACCATAAATTGTGATGATGCCTACTTGGCTTGTTGTGGGAAGATCCGGTACTAGGGATAAGGAGGAACATGAGGTAGACCTGGCCTCCCAGAGGTGACACACATCACGGTCACACACAGTTAACAAAGGTCTCCACACCCAGAACACACATCACACTGCCACACAACACAGCTGATTGCTGGCTCCCAAAGTTATAACTGCCCCTATACAATCACACACTATCACAGCAACCAGCACCATCTCAGGTCACAGTCTCAGACACACAACAGCACCAGATCTTTCCACAACAAGCCAAGCAGGTGCTGTCACGATTTATGGTCTTGTGACTCTGCAATCTCACAGTCATGCACTGCAACGGCACACACAAGCGTGCACTGGCACAACCGGATCTTCCTACAAGTCAAGTAGGCATCGTCACAACTTAtggtgttggctgggcgcggtggctcatacctgtaatcccagcactttgggaggccaaggtgggtggatcacttgaggccaggagttcaggaccagcctggccaacatggcaaaaccttgtctctactaaaaattcaaagattagctgagcgtggtggtgcacacctgtcatctcagctacttgggaggctcagaatcgcttgaacccctgaggtggaggttgcagtgagctgagatcgagccactgcactccagcctgggcgacagagcaaggctctgtctcaaaaaaaaaaaaaaaaaaaaaaaaaaaaattatggtctTGTGGCTCTGCAATTTCACAATTGCAAGCTGCAACGGTGCGTGAAAGCATACACTTGcttccctcagcttcctggggATAGATTGAAGCTTGACATCTTCCTTCTTTAATATCCTCTCCAGATTCAGGCTGCAGACAAAACATCCAaccctctgcctcagtttcccccatcaCTGAACTCCTACCTCGAAAGTCTTCTCCCCAAGGTCCTGGGTCCCCAGCACAGTGAGTCCAGCTATGCTGATGAAGCGGGGGCCATGGCCTAAGACAGGGGGCTGAGCTTCACAGTCAGCTACCAGAGTCACCGTCTCACCATCTATGCTGACCGCCACACGGTGCCACCTGGAAGGGGATGACCTCCGTGTGGGTGCTTCTCACCCCACCCCTCATCCACGGACCCCTGCCCACTCTCCCCATGCTCACCTGCCATCTGTGAGGTTGACctgctgggggagggggcggAAGGGATCACCTAGAAGACCCAGCGCTGGCCCCAGTGCCAGGCCCAACTGCCGGGCACCCCTTTCATCATAAATGGACAGCAGGACAGACTGATTGGCTGGCTGGCCCCGCAAGGTGATCAGCAAGGAGAAGTTCTCAGGAAAGTGGCCATCTGGGTGGGCAGAGGGAACAGGGCAGCTCAGATGGCCCAGCAGTG encodes the following:
- the LOC113224075 gene encoding collagen alpha-3(V) chain-like; its protein translation is RERLSPPQKIPEHLSWSPGLVLAVPHLCPPRLLSAADPVDVLKALGVRGGQAGVPEGPGFCPQRTPEGDRAFRVGQASTLGIPTRELFPDGHFPENFSLLITLRGQPANQSVLLSIYDERGARQLGLALGPALGLLGDPFRPLPQQVNLTDGRWHRVAVSIDGETVTLVADCEAQPPVLGHGPRFISIAGLTVLGTQDLGEKTFEGDIQELLISPDPQAAFQACERYLPDCDNLVPAATGAPQGEPETPRPRRKGKGKGRKKGRGRKGKGRKKKNKEILTSSPPPDSPENQTSTDIPKTETPTPNLPPTPTPLVVISTVTAGPNATILEGSLDLDSGTELGTPATKATREDEEGGDSTMGPDFRAAEYPSRTQFQIFP